GGTGGCCCTATTCAAACAGACAAGCAGGGACAGCGAGAATCGAGCCAGGATGGCGTCTCCCACGAGGAGGGGGGCAAAGAAAGGGCGAGGAAGCGGAGGGCGGCGTTGCAAGTGGGCGGCGGCGCGCTACAATGCAAGGTAGGCGGGGCAGGAAACCGGGAGCGGATTTCGGGGTGCCTGCGCCATTGCATTCAAGGCCAGATGAATTCCAACGTCGAAACACAGGTTTTTGCCAATCGGGAAAGAATCAAGCAACTCAGGGACGAGCACAGGGATCTGGATCTCGCCATCGCGGAAATGTCAAAACACGCGAGCGCCGATCAATTCATGCTGAAACGTATGAAGAAGCGCAAGTTGCGCCTGAAGGACATGATCACGCGCCTGGAGAGTGAACAGATTCCGGATCTGAACGCCTGATTCTCCGGCGCCGGCCGGGGCGCACTCCATCAACCGGCACACGGGGGCGCTCGCCCGGCCGTTACTGCGGATCGCGTTGCCTGCCGGATCAGTTGCCGGTCATGCTGAGCAGCGCCGGCGCGAACAGCGAGATCATCAGGAAACTGACCCCGCCCACCGCGGCGGCCGCGAACAGTCCTAGCAGGAAGGGCCGCAGGCCGATGCTGCGAATCCCGGCAAAGCTGGAGTTCAGGCCGACTGCGGCCATAGCCACCAGCAGGCAGACTTCCGCCGCCCGCCGGAGCAGGGACACGACTTGCGCCCAGCTGTTCGGATCGAGAAAGCCGAACGCCTGCTCTCCGGCATCGCCTGCGGTCCGCAGCGCCGAAAAAACGGCGAATCCCAC
The sequence above is a segment of the Gammaproteobacteria bacterium genome. Coding sequences within it:
- a CDS encoding DUF465 domain-containing protein, whose amino-acid sequence is MNSNVETQVFANRERIKQLRDEHRDLDLAIAEMSKHASADQFMLKRMKKRKLRLKDMITRLESEQIPDLNA